A genomic window from Methanobrevibacter sp. TLL-48-HuF1 includes:
- a CDS encoding DUF2299 domain-containing protein: MSIEQDVKNWLADEGVFREKAADENADFHFVIEFPKDNIMDVVKPKEKDVIVIGCATQVAPEHINLMQNASPQDKNKFLFDVSTNLNLFLVDYELKVDQDILQQFVVTDNIFEDGLSKDALFKTIKRVFKAKLHCIMLLNYAFGNSNTNISKPHNENSMFV; this comes from the coding sequence ATGAGTATTGAACAAGATGTTAAAAACTGGTTAGCTGATGAAGGTGTCTTTAGAGAAAAAGCTGCAGATGAAAATGCAGACTTTCATTTTGTCATTGAATTTCCTAAAGATAATATAATGGATGTTGTAAAACCAAAAGAAAAAGATGTTATTGTTATTGGATGTGCAACACAAGTAGCACCAGAACATATTAATTTAATGCAAAATGCATCTCCTCAAGATAAAAATAAATTTTTATTTGATGTAAGTACTAATTTAAACTTATTTTTAGTTGATTATGAATTGAAAGTGGATCAAGATATTTTACAGCAATTTGTAGTTACTGATAATATATTTGAAGATGGATTAAGTAAAGATGCTTTATTTAAAACTATTAAACGTGTTTTTAAAGCTAAATTACATTGTATAATGTTATTAAATTACGCTTTTGGTAATTCAAACACTAATATTTCCAAACCACATAATGAAAATAGTATGTTTGTATAA
- a CDS encoding class II aldolase/adducin family protein: MEKNIEEIINVSDYLYNNKLVAGKAGNVSARFKGEDGDVIAITPTLKSLYGLNEEDIVLVDLEGNLLTKGKPSSEVDLHLEIYKKRSDVNGIVHTHSPYATGFAFSSKRIKRHEGFGAINTPFLEDIEYETPGSMKLAKNASNAIGDEDVLILKQHGVLCVGDSLKEATLLATFVEETAKTQFITYMLNSTEDLI, from the coding sequence ATGGAAAAAAATATTGAAGAAATTATTAATGTTTCAGATTATCTTTATAACAATAAACTTGTTGCCGGAAAAGCTGGAAATGTTAGTGCTAGATTTAAAGGTGAAGATGGTGATGTGATTGCTATTACACCTACTTTAAAATCATTATATGGTTTAAATGAAGAAGATATTGTATTAGTGGATTTAGAAGGTAATTTATTAACAAAAGGCAAACCTTCTTCTGAAGTTGATCTTCATTTAGAAATTTATAAAAAAAGAAGCGACGTAAATGGAATTGTCCATACTCATTCACCATATGCAACAGGATTTGCATTTTCTTCAAAAAGAATTAAAAGACACGAAGGTTTCGGAGCTATTAATACACCATTTTTAGAAGACATTGAATATGAAACTCCTGGAAGTATGAAACTAGCTAAAAATGCTTCAAACGCTATCGGTGACGAAGATGTTTTAATATTAAAACAGCATGGTGTTTTATGTGTTGGTGACAGTTTAAAAGAAGCTACTTTACTTGCAACTTTCGTTGAAGAAACAGCTAAAACACAGTTTATAACTTATATGTTAAATTCAACTGAAGATTTAATATGA
- a CDS encoding UPF0147 family protein, whose protein sequence is MSNQTIDEVSEILEYIMENNSVPRNIREAAQESNTLLKDESQDQSVKISTVLTKLDEISNDPNIPVHARTLIWEVLSKLESI, encoded by the coding sequence ATGTCTAATCAAACAATCGATGAAGTATCAGAAATATTAGAATATATTATGGAGAACAATTCAGTTCCACGTAACATAAGAGAAGCAGCACAGGAATCCAACACTTTATTAAAAGATGAATCCCAGGATCAATCTGTAAAAATAAGTACTGTTTTAACTAAGTTAGATGAAATTAGTAATGATCCTAACATACCGGTTCATGCAAGAACTTTAATATGGGAAGTTCTTTCCAAATTAGAATCTATCTAA
- a CDS encoding cobalt-precorrin 5A hydrolase — protein sequence MKIAIISVSKKGYDLSLLLKKHLDKDSTIINTDIYYKDVKNTFKILFYEYDAIIAIMASGILIRSIAPLIKSKVSDPAILNIDENANFVISTLSGHLGGANKLTSKVADMLNATEVITTATDVNKKLGVDVIAKDLYLTVKNPKEIVYFNKAILNNEEIMFRVNSKENYDFLFDYLNDNTLEIDVSIEFTSSINTDEIHVLYKNHKLIMKIEDIVVGIGCKRGKSKKDILIGLNKALDDLNISKNRLSKLASGEIKKNEKGILDLSKMLNIPVNFVEMDKLTLFKSDEIHESEFVKSKFGVGSVSEASALITAGFDSKLIYKKTAFNGVTIALAISKKD from the coding sequence ATGAAAATAGCTATTATTTCTGTTTCAAAAAAAGGTTATGATTTATCTTTATTATTAAAAAAACATTTAGATAAAGATTCAACTATTATTAACACTGATATTTATTATAAAGATGTTAAAAATACTTTTAAAATATTATTCTATGAATATGATGCAATTATAGCTATTATGGCTTCTGGAATTTTAATTAGAAGTATTGCACCATTAATCAAATCAAAAGTTTCAGATCCTGCTATTTTGAATATTGATGAAAATGCTAATTTTGTAATCAGCACATTATCAGGTCACTTAGGAGGAGCCAATAAACTGACATCAAAAGTAGCTGATATGTTAAATGCAACAGAAGTTATTACAACTGCAACTGATGTCAATAAAAAATTAGGTGTTGATGTAATAGCTAAAGATTTGTATTTGACAGTTAAAAATCCAAAAGAAATTGTATATTTCAATAAAGCTATTTTAAACAATGAAGAAATAATGTTCAGAGTCAACAGTAAAGAAAACTATGATTTTTTATTTGATTATTTAAATGATAATACACTTGAAATTGATGTTTCAATTGAATTTACCAGTTCCATAAATACAGATGAAATACATGTCTTATATAAAAATCATAAACTAATAATGAAAATTGAAGATATTGTTGTTGGTATTGGATGCAAACGAGGTAAATCCAAAAAAGATATTTTAATAGGTCTTAATAAGGCACTTGATGACTTGAATATTTCTAAAAACAGATTATCTAAACTGGCTTCAGGTGAAATTAAGAAAAATGAAAAAGGTATCTTGGATTTAAGTAAAATGTTAAATATTCCTGTTAATTTTGTTGAAATGGATAAATTGACTTTATTTAAATCAGATGAGATACATGAATCAGAATTTGTAAAATCCAAATTTGGTGTCGGCAGTGTGTCTGAAGCTTCTGCTTTAATTACAGCAGGCTTTGATTCAAAATTAATTTATAAAAAAACAGCTTTTAATGGAGTTACAATAGCTTTAGCTATTTCTAAAAAAGATTAA
- a CDS encoding Cdc6/Cdc18 family protein: MANIFDDLEVGKSVFKDKQPLDHRFLPENLPHRKEQITQIAKYWIEALNNVTPSDITIYGKTGTGKTAAAKFAREQLNEAASNKNVFIKVEYIRCTDYTTEYQVIAQLCQKLGRNVPHRGWTKGEVINTFRDIFRRNAYGKKLILIVILDEIDILLSKDGDGILYTLTRTDNVSILSISNYVEFKQFITPRVMSSLRDKEIVFPPYGADQLADILSERAHLSFKEDTIESDVIPLCSAMAAKEEGDARYALDLLRTAGEIADEEESDKIIGDYVRRAKDRIEHNKITDIILTLPTQQQRVLDAILRLTQNNEEITSGKLYDTYKEVSKGDSVTYRRIFDFINELEMLGIISTNTISRGRGKGRTNIITLQCDTNLLEKTLYSI; encoded by the coding sequence ATGGCAAATATATTTGATGACTTGGAGGTAGGAAAATCAGTTTTTAAAGATAAACAACCTTTAGATCATAGGTTTTTACCTGAAAATTTACCTCACAGAAAAGAACAGATAACACAAATAGCTAAATATTGGATTGAAGCATTAAATAATGTTACTCCATCTGATATTACAATTTACGGAAAAACAGGAACTGGAAAAACAGCAGCAGCAAAATTTGCTCGTGAACAACTAAATGAAGCAGCATCTAATAAGAATGTTTTCATAAAAGTTGAATATATTCGTTGTACTGATTACACAACAGAATATCAGGTTATTGCACAGTTATGTCAAAAACTTGGAAGAAATGTTCCTCACAGAGGCTGGACAAAAGGGGAAGTTATTAATACTTTCAGAGACATTTTCAGAAGAAATGCATATGGAAAAAAACTAATTTTAATTGTTATTTTAGATGAAATTGACATATTGCTTAGTAAAGACGGAGATGGAATTTTATACACTTTAACAAGAACTGACAATGTATCTATATTATCCATTAGTAATTATGTTGAATTTAAGCAATTTATAACACCTAGAGTAATGAGCAGTTTGAGGGATAAAGAAATTGTTTTCCCACCTTATGGTGCTGATCAGTTAGCTGATATTTTAAGTGAAAGAGCTCATTTATCATTTAAAGAAGATACAATTGAAAGTGATGTTATACCATTATGTTCAGCTATGGCAGCTAAAGAAGAAGGAGATGCAAGATATGCACTGGATTTACTTAGAACTGCTGGAGAAATAGCTGATGAAGAAGAATCTGATAAAATCATTGGTGATTATGTAAGAAGGGCGAAAGACAGAATTGAACATAATAAAATCACTGATATTATTTTAACCTTACCAACTCAGCAACAAAGAGTTTTAGATGCTATTTTAAGACTTACTCAAAATAATGAGGAAATAACCTCAGGTAAATTATATGATACTTATAAAGAAGTATCAAAAGGAGATTCTGTAACATACAGAAGAATTTTTGATTTTATAAATGAACTTGAAATGTTAGGTATTATTTCAACCAATACTATATCACGTGGACGTGGAAAAGGAAGAACTAATATTATAACACTTCAATGCGATACTAATCTACTTGAAAAAACACTTTATTCCATATGA
- a CDS encoding cobalamin biosynthesis protein — MYYTFDLINNFNIFNNINFSYNILIFILFSLFLAISFDITYGELPTKIHPVVMIGSVISFFKIRFIKITNKWSGLFLTAATCIASSVLVIILVYLSSFNAFIFFILFTLILSSTFSIKMLLGTAINVEADLKEDIDKARQAVSYLVSRNTDELTEEHIVSATIESLTENITDSYISPVFYFMICSLAGIFIHSYLLLFILILIPFNYRIFNTLDAMVGYKTDELINIGFVPAKIDDILNYIPSRIAGLFVVLSAFCLRFDYKNSYKILKRDARNCPSPNSGFTMASAAGALDIQLIKLDTYILGDNNKNIEINDISSAVKLSKLTILLFTIAIILFIIILYVIL, encoded by the coding sequence ATGTATTATACTTTTGATTTAATAAATAATTTCAATATATTTAATAATATTAATTTTTCATATAATATTTTAATATTTATATTATTTTCATTATTTTTAGCTATTTCTTTTGATATTACATATGGCGAACTTCCAACTAAGATTCATCCTGTTGTAATGATCGGATCTGTAATATCCTTTTTCAAAATCAGATTTATAAAAATAACAAATAAATGGTCAGGTTTGTTTTTAACAGCTGCTACCTGTATTGCTTCAAGTGTATTAGTGATTATATTAGTTTATTTATCTTCATTTAATGCATTTATATTTTTTATATTATTTACATTAATTTTATCATCTACTTTTTCTATTAAAATGCTGTTGGGTACTGCTATTAATGTTGAAGCAGATTTGAAAGAAGATATTGATAAAGCAAGACAGGCAGTTTCATATTTAGTCAGCAGGAACACTGATGAACTGACTGAAGAACATATTGTTTCAGCTACTATTGAAAGCTTAACAGAAAATATTACTGATTCATACATTTCACCTGTATTTTATTTCATGATTTGCAGTCTTGCTGGAATTTTTATACATTCCTATTTGCTTTTATTTATTTTAATTTTAATTCCATTTAATTACAGAATATTCAATACACTTGATGCAATGGTTGGTTATAAAACTGATGAACTGATTAATATTGGTTTTGTTCCAGCTAAAATAGATGATATTTTAAATTATATTCCATCAAGAATAGCTGGTTTATTTGTTGTTTTATCTGCATTTTGCCTGAGGTTTGATTATAAAAACAGTTATAAAATATTGAAAAGAGATGCCAGAAACTGTCCAAGTCCAAACTCTGGTTTTACAATGGCTTCAGCTGCAGGAGCTTTAGATATACAATTAATTAAATTAGATACTTATATATTGGGAGACAATAATAAAAATATTGAAATAAATGATATAAGCAGTGCTGTTAAACTGTCAAAATTAACAATATTATTATTTACCATTGCAATAATTTTATTTATAATTATATTATATGTGATATTATGA
- a CDS encoding flavodoxin domain-containing protein: MKIAIIYSTSSGITKKAAKILSNKIKAKIQLIPIEKAKTACLLKYDFIILAGSLYHGKVQGILKRYISRNMGTLMEKPVALFMNCDEKSNTKSHLNKTFSEQLVKSSFISSNFGYEINPDEGNFIDKIKAKKTLSSENIPVLDMDEIDKFASYINNLIDKRIE, from the coding sequence ATGAAAATAGCAATAATTTACTCAACATCCAGTGGAATAACAAAAAAGGCTGCAAAAATTTTATCAAATAAAATAAAAGCTAAAATACAGTTAATTCCAATTGAAAAAGCCAAAACAGCCTGTTTGTTAAAATATGATTTTATTATATTAGCTGGATCATTATACCATGGAAAAGTCCAAGGAATCTTAAAAAGATACATATCCAGAAATATGGGAACATTGATGGAAAAACCGGTTGCTCTTTTTATGAACTGTGATGAAAAATCAAATACTAAAAGTCATCTGAACAAAACATTTTCAGAACAACTTGTTAAATCATCATTTATTTCTTCAAATTTTGGTTATGAAATAAATCCAGATGAAGGAAACTTTATAGATAAAATAAAAGCTAAAAAAACACTTTCCAGTGAAAATATTCCTGTATTGGATATGGATGAAATTGATAAATTTGCCAGTTATATTAATAATTTAATTGATAAAAGAATTGAATGA
- the pyrB gene encoding aspartate carbamoyltransferase — protein sequence MIKIFKLKSIISIKDFERKDIDYILDEASKLEDIAKSKECCDELKGKILGLMFFEPSTRTRLSFETSMKRLGGNCIGIESTRSCSVSKGESIADTAKMFEGYSDALVIRHELEGVSKFISDIVDVPVINAGDGAGQHPTQTLLDLYTIKKELGQIDNLKIALVGDLKFGRTVHSLSNALGLYDNVELYFVAPKELKMPQEVLHDLNKKNIPYTEVDSIEEIIDKVDVLYVTRIQKERFGDLDEYLKIKGAYIVNKKMLEGKDVIVMHPLPRIDEIATDLDNTKHNKYFNQAFNAVPVRMAILKTLIKNNPKWNHME from the coding sequence TTGATTAAAATTTTTAAACTAAAAAGTATTATTTCAATAAAAGATTTTGAAAGAAAGGATATTGATTATATTCTGGATGAAGCATCAAAATTAGAAGATATAGCTAAATCAAAAGAATGTTGTGACGAATTAAAAGGTAAAATCCTTGGATTAATGTTTTTTGAACCATCTACAAGAACAAGATTATCATTTGAAACATCTATGAAACGTTTAGGCGGAAATTGCATAGGTATTGAAAGTACAAGATCATGTTCTGTTTCCAAAGGGGAAAGCATAGCTGATACTGCAAAAATGTTTGAAGGCTACAGCGATGCTTTAGTTATTAGACATGAATTGGAAGGTGTATCTAAATTTATATCAGATATTGTAGATGTTCCAGTGATAAATGCCGGAGATGGTGCTGGTCAACATCCTACTCAAACATTACTTGATTTATACACTATTAAAAAAGAATTAGGGCAGATTGATAATTTAAAAATAGCTTTGGTTGGAGATTTAAAATTTGGCCGTACAGTACATTCATTATCTAATGCATTAGGATTATATGACAATGTAGAACTTTATTTTGTTGCTCCTAAAGAATTAAAAATGCCTCAGGAAGTTTTACACGATTTAAACAAAAAGAATATCCCATATACTGAAGTTGATAGTATAGAAGAAATCATTGATAAAGTAGATGTTTTATATGTAACCAGAATTCAAAAAGAACGCTTTGGAGATTTGGATGAATATTTAAAAATAAAAGGAGCTTATATTGTTAATAAAAAAATGTTGGAAGGTAAGGATGTTATTGTTATGCACCCGTTACCAAGAATTGATGAAATAGCTACTGATTTAGATAATACTAAACATAATAAATATTTCAATCAGGCATTTAATGCTGTTCCAGTTAGAATGGCTATTTTAAAAACTTTAATAAAAAACAATCCCAAATGGAATCATATGGAATAA
- a CDS encoding DNA-directed DNA polymerase II small subunit: MTNKILLKFAKKGINLSPEAYKKVIEAENPLDFTSSLIVKLKGGDFKSKDLVSVSGQTVDEIMENSTIEKSTTRPQLTQKETKKPTPEPKPKEKPKKTASISDFKKESDVKEKYVNKENAEALETVENKKIKFKRNLTKTNVEYDFKIIQDTSKKSYTSGELENLIAYFQSRYEKLANILVKRPELKNYTKVADIEEGQSNLSLILMVREIRSTKNGHKLIEFEDDTGTIPILFSNKNEEVFKEAEKLVKDEVIGVLADKNGDLAIGNEIINPGVMRIPKKEMDFSIVFLSDVHIGSLTFLEDAFTRFIDWINCEFGNEEQVKIAESVKYLVIGGDIVDGIGVYPNQEKELAIKDITQQYNEAARFLGNIRSDIKIIIAPGNHDASRVAEPQPAVPEEYAKALYELDNVEFISNPGVVSLDGINVLIYHGRSFDDLVMAVKEFTHEKNDLLMEELLKKRHLAPIYGERTPLASELEDYLVIDEVPDVFHTGHVHINTHKKFNGIHLINSGTFQTQTEFQKIYNIEPTPAEVPVLYKGQYKCLKFI; this comes from the coding sequence ATGACTAATAAAATTTTATTAAAATTTGCAAAAAAGGGAATTAATCTATCACCAGAGGCTTATAAAAAAGTTATTGAAGCAGAAAATCCTCTAGATTTTACATCTTCATTAATTGTTAAATTAAAAGGAGGTGATTTTAAATCTAAAGATTTAGTTTCAGTTAGCGGTCAAACTGTTGATGAAATAATGGAAAATAGCACAATTGAAAAATCAACTACAAGACCTCAATTAACACAAAAGGAAACTAAAAAACCTACTCCAGAACCTAAACCTAAAGAAAAACCTAAAAAAACAGCCAGTATTAGTGATTTTAAAAAAGAATCTGATGTTAAAGAAAAATATGTTAATAAAGAAAATGCAGAAGCTTTAGAAACAGTTGAAAACAAAAAAATCAAATTTAAAAGGAATTTAACCAAAACCAATGTTGAATATGACTTTAAAATCATACAGGATACAAGTAAAAAATCATACACCAGCGGAGAACTTGAAAACTTAATTGCTTATTTCCAAAGCAGATATGAAAAACTAGCTAATATTTTAGTTAAAAGACCAGAACTTAAAAATTACACAAAAGTAGCAGATATTGAAGAAGGTCAAAGCAATTTAAGTCTTATTTTAATGGTTAGGGAAATCAGATCCACTAAAAATGGCCATAAACTTATTGAATTTGAAGATGATACTGGAACTATTCCTATATTATTCTCAAATAAAAATGAGGAAGTCTTTAAAGAAGCTGAAAAGCTAGTTAAAGATGAAGTTATTGGTGTTCTCGCTGATAAAAATGGTGATTTAGCTATTGGAAATGAAATCATAAATCCTGGAGTTATGAGAATACCTAAAAAAGAAATGGATTTCAGTATTGTATTTTTATCTGATGTTCACATTGGAAGTTTAACCTTTTTAGAAGATGCATTTACCAGATTTATAGATTGGATAAACTGTGAATTCGGAAATGAAGAACAGGTAAAAATAGCTGAAAGTGTTAAATATCTTGTTATTGGTGGAGATATTGTAGATGGTATTGGTGTATATCCAAATCAGGAAAAAGAACTAGCTATTAAAGATATTACTCAGCAATACAATGAAGCTGCCAGATTCTTAGGAAACATTAGAAGTGACATTAAAATAATTATTGCTCCGGGAAACCACGATGCATCAAGAGTAGCAGAACCTCAGCCTGCAGTACCTGAAGAGTATGCAAAAGCTTTATATGAACTTGATAATGTAGAATTCATAAGTAATCCTGGTGTTGTATCTTTAGACGGTATTAATGTCTTAATTTATCACGGACGTAGTTTTGATGATTTAGTAATGGCGGTTAAAGAGTTTACTCATGAGAAAAATGATTTATTAATGGAAGAATTACTTAAAAAAAGACATTTAGCTCCAATTTATGGAGAAAGAACTCCTCTTGCTTCAGAACTTGAAGACTACTTAGTAATTGATGAAGTTCCTGATGTCTTCCATACAGGACATGTTCATATTAATACTCATAAAAAATTCAATGGCATTCATTTAATTAACTCCGGAACATTTCAGACTCAAACAGAATTCCAGAAAATTTATAATATTGAACCAACCCCTGCTGAAGTTCCCGTACTTTACAAAGGGCAATATAAATGTTTAAAGTTCATTTAA